In Natronogracilivirga saccharolytica, the following are encoded in one genomic region:
- a CDS encoding alanine/glycine:cation symporter family protein: protein MEIFEKIIYTLDELVWNTPEIMPVMVIALLSFGLFITIRLGFIQVRKFRHGLRVLSGRYHDPNDTGDVNHFQALSTALSATVGIGNIAGVALAIHFGGPGALFWMWLTAVFGMAIKYAECTLGTIYRRTNPDGSVSGGPMYYIERGLGKKWKWLAVCFATFAVICSFLTGNGVQANTVADTMDSAFGIPKVFTGLFTATMVGLVIIGGIKRIGTVTARLVPVMALLYIMGAIIILIIHHAQLIPSIVLIFTSAFSPEAGAFGIGSGAFMMTFVWGIRRGLFSNEAGQGSAPIAHSASKTDQPVRVGVVALMEPFIDTLVICTMTGLVIITTGSWDSHHPAHLNLNHQEITYINPDDQDTEPEYLEITIESGLPVDGEMHYYGFPVDTIFTDESRTRLFYGRIEVQEGIAVAYDADDVPQSHVHSGVIENGAPLTAAAFERGLAPLFPGGQYLVTLAVLLFAISTSISWSYYGDRSIQYLFGDRSIFYYRVMYLIMHFAGAMVTLGLVWTFGDIMLGLMTFPNLIALFALSGVVYKATKTYFDNPEM from the coding sequence ATGGAGATTTTTGAAAAAATCATATACACCTTAGACGAACTGGTATGGAACACTCCGGAAATCATGCCGGTAATGGTCATTGCCCTTCTCAGTTTCGGATTATTCATCACCATCAGACTCGGTTTTATACAGGTCCGGAAATTCCGCCACGGATTGCGGGTCCTCTCCGGGCGGTATCACGATCCCAATGACACCGGAGATGTCAATCATTTTCAGGCACTGAGTACGGCGCTTTCAGCAACGGTTGGCATTGGCAATATCGCCGGAGTTGCCCTTGCCATCCACTTCGGAGGGCCGGGAGCGCTGTTCTGGATGTGGCTGACTGCGGTTTTCGGGATGGCCATCAAGTATGCCGAATGTACACTGGGTACCATTTACAGGCGGACCAATCCAGACGGTTCTGTTTCAGGCGGGCCGATGTATTATATTGAGCGTGGACTGGGTAAAAAATGGAAGTGGCTCGCGGTCTGTTTTGCCACTTTTGCCGTGATCTGCTCCTTTCTCACCGGTAATGGAGTTCAGGCCAATACCGTCGCTGACACTATGGACAGCGCCTTCGGAATTCCAAAGGTATTTACCGGCCTGTTCACGGCAACGATGGTAGGACTGGTCATCATCGGCGGAATCAAACGGATTGGCACTGTCACCGCCCGGCTTGTGCCTGTAATGGCCCTGCTCTACATCATGGGTGCCATCATCATTCTGATTATTCACCATGCGCAGCTCATTCCTTCCATAGTGCTCATTTTCACATCCGCCTTTTCTCCGGAGGCCGGCGCTTTTGGCATTGGCTCAGGTGCTTTCATGATGACTTTTGTCTGGGGAATCAGGAGAGGATTGTTTTCCAACGAAGCGGGTCAGGGCTCCGCTCCGATTGCCCATTCGGCGTCCAAGACAGACCAGCCGGTGCGGGTCGGTGTTGTGGCTTTGATGGAGCCATTTATTGATACTCTGGTCATTTGCACGATGACAGGACTTGTCATTATCACCACCGGTTCATGGGATTCGCATCATCCGGCCCATCTCAATCTGAATCATCAGGAGATTACCTACATCAACCCGGATGATCAGGATACGGAGCCGGAATATCTGGAGATCACCATTGAATCCGGGCTTCCGGTAGATGGCGAAATGCATTACTACGGTTTCCCTGTCGACACCATATTCACCGATGAATCACGGACGCGCCTGTTTTACGGCCGGATTGAAGTGCAGGAAGGCATAGCCGTGGCCTATGATGCTGATGACGTGCCGCAAAGCCATGTGCACAGCGGTGTTATAGAAAATGGGGCACCGCTGACTGCCGCTGCGTTTGAGCGCGGACTGGCTCCGCTTTTCCCCGGCGGACAATATCTTGTTACGCTTGCCGTCCTGCTTTTTGCCATCTCCACTTCCATCAGCTGGAGTTATTACGGAGACCGCTCCATTCAGTATCTTTTCGGGGACCGCTCCATTTTTTATTATCGTGTGATGTATCTGATAATGCACTTTGCCGGAGCGATGGTAACCCTTGGTCTGGTGTGGACATTCGGAGACATCATGTTAGGTCTGATGACATTCCCCAACCTTATCGCACTTTTCGCATTATCGGGGGTAGTCTACAAGGCGACAAAAACCTATTTTGATAATCCGGAGATGTAG
- a CDS encoding HU family DNA-binding protein: MQHELITFHIPNQTDKDMTKADIVEVISANTGITKIETEAVVNGFLNTVIESMKRGENIELRGFGSFKVVKRAKRIARNPKTNEEVTVPEQHVPVLKVSRDFKQAVNNSLNK; the protein is encoded by the coding sequence TTGCAACACGAGTTAATTACATTCCATATACCCAACCAAACAGACAAAGATATGACCAAGGCAGATATCGTCGAAGTAATTTCGGCCAACACGGGAATCACTAAAATCGAGACCGAAGCGGTAGTCAACGGTTTTCTTAATACGGTAATTGAATCAATGAAACGTGGCGAGAATATCGAGCTACGCGGTTTTGGCAGCTTCAAGGTGGTTAAGCGTGCCAAACGAATTGCCAGGAATCCGAAAACCAATGAAGAGGTAACTGTTCCTGAACAGCATGTTCCTGTCCTCAAAGTCTCCAGGGATTTCAAACAGGCCGTAAACAACAGCTTGAACAAATAG
- a CDS encoding tetratricopeptide repeat protein: MFNRWFLLSVALATAGGLAFVIWLDSREADSGYDAPARDTGLAGASGYEEAPANPELGQEDQERVAYVTSALDTLESERTRLPYMGELIRIYSEAGKYDRAAEWAHQRASLTGESDDWKEAGTFFLQSSRAAQDDEKVKHLASNARTMYQNARENDPDNPDILTDLSVVYMTLLEPESSYRLLQKALDDHPDHIRANFNLGVLLHQMGETDQSVGFLNRSHALAEGSEWEGVVQGYLDRYHDELFH, translated from the coding sequence ATGTTCAATCGCTGGTTCTTATTAAGTGTGGCCCTGGCAACTGCCGGGGGTTTGGCCTTTGTTATCTGGCTGGACTCCAGAGAGGCAGATTCCGGGTATGATGCTCCCGCCAGGGATACCGGACTTGCAGGTGCTTCCGGTTATGAAGAGGCACCGGCAAACCCCGAACTTGGCCAGGAGGATCAGGAGAGGGTAGCTTACGTTACCAGTGCACTGGACACTCTTGAATCGGAGAGAACACGGTTGCCCTATATGGGAGAGCTTATCCGAATTTACTCTGAAGCCGGAAAATATGACCGGGCTGCGGAATGGGCTCATCAGCGGGCTTCACTCACCGGTGAGTCTGATGACTGGAAAGAAGCCGGCACGTTTTTTCTTCAAAGCTCACGGGCTGCACAGGATGACGAAAAAGTAAAGCATCTTGCATCAAATGCCCGCACAATGTACCAAAATGCCCGTGAAAATGATCCCGATAATCCCGATATTCTGACAGATTTATCTGTGGTCTATATGACCCTGCTGGAACCCGAATCATCGTATCGTCTTCTGCAGAAGGCGCTGGATGATCATCCCGATCACATTCGTGCCAATTTTAATCTCGGGGTTCTGCTTCACCAGATGGGCGAAACCGATCAAAGTGTCGGTTTTCTCAACAGGTCACATGCTCTTGCAGAAGGATCAGAGTGGGAAGGCGTGGTTCAGGGTTATCTTGACCGGTATCATGACGAACTTTTTCATTAA
- a CDS encoding NFACT RNA binding domain-containing protein, with protein sequence MNNFYTLNSLAAELRYKISDKEITEVISFQKDRIDFFLSPEETGKLSFVASSPGTALFLDSRTGKPMRNAASFFPEISGLTVKTIEMMSDADRLISVSFKSGPYHLIFKPFSSRPNVFLVKDDIIISSFKDDAGMSGKPAPKPHPPVSESQPDALKPARSVKEKIITVDKRFPRGIITDVSDVFRLDECSDEQLINHIRDLQKKLYSPGQVSITAEGNISLLPPSCLSHPPEKTFDSVNDAVRALHIARNRDWRLLPRKNELVKKLRKRLQGLQKQEEQFSKEPERRKKADTLEHYGHLLMSRPDAAVPASEEKITIADWADNGNEIDVAVIPGMTLIDQAQRYYDKAASIRKEIAMSATKKKQLETQKKEISDRLEELEQLDHPSALEKWLKKNTDRLQQLGLAATGKKQEARPYRTVRAGNYEVWIGKSAKSNDEMLRMAHKEDIWMHVRGAAGSHVIVRNGGDQGWPDERTLLQAASFAAAYSRQSGSSLVPVMMAKRKHVRKPKGAQPGAATVTNERVELVTPSKPEMAGS encoded by the coding sequence ATGAATAATTTTTATACACTTAATTCATTAGCTGCAGAACTAAGATACAAAATTTCGGACAAGGAAATTACCGAAGTTATTTCATTTCAGAAAGACCGTATCGATTTCTTTCTTTCGCCGGAAGAAACGGGCAAACTCTCTTTTGTCGCTTCTTCACCGGGTACTGCTCTTTTTCTGGATTCAAGAACCGGCAAACCCATGCGCAATGCCGCATCTTTTTTCCCGGAAATCAGCGGACTGACTGTCAAAACGATCGAAATGATGTCGGATGCCGACCGGCTGATATCTGTTTCATTCAAATCAGGCCCGTACCATCTGATTTTCAAACCATTCAGCAGCCGCCCCAATGTTTTTCTCGTCAAGGACGATATCATCATATCCTCGTTCAAAGATGATGCAGGCATGTCCGGAAAACCCGCACCAAAACCGCACCCTCCGGTATCTGAATCACAACCTGATGCTCTTAAACCGGCCCGGTCAGTCAAAGAAAAAATTATTACTGTTGACAAACGGTTTCCGCGCGGAATCATCACTGATGTGAGCGATGTGTTTCGCCTGGATGAATGCAGTGATGAACAGCTGATAAATCACATCCGGGATCTTCAGAAAAAACTTTACAGTCCCGGCCAGGTGTCCATTACCGCGGAAGGAAACATCAGCCTGCTGCCACCTTCATGCTTGTCGCATCCGCCGGAAAAAACATTTGACTCAGTCAATGATGCCGTCAGGGCACTTCATATCGCCCGAAACCGGGACTGGCGCCTGCTTCCACGGAAAAACGAGCTGGTGAAAAAACTCCGGAAACGGCTGCAAGGCCTGCAGAAACAGGAGGAACAATTCAGTAAAGAGCCGGAGCGGCGGAAAAAGGCGGATACGCTTGAGCATTACGGACATTTGCTGATGAGCAGGCCTGATGCCGCAGTACCGGCCTCCGAAGAAAAAATCACCATTGCTGACTGGGCGGATAACGGAAATGAAATCGATGTGGCGGTGATCCCCGGGATGACTCTGATCGATCAGGCGCAGCGGTATTATGACAAGGCTGCTTCCATCCGGAAAGAGATCGCCATGTCCGCAACAAAGAAGAAGCAGCTTGAAACACAAAAAAAAGAGATTTCCGACCGTCTCGAAGAACTTGAGCAGCTGGATCATCCGTCGGCTCTTGAAAAATGGCTCAAAAAAAACACGGACCGCCTTCAGCAGCTTGGACTCGCCGCGACTGGGAAGAAACAGGAAGCCCGGCCTTATCGCACTGTCCGGGCCGGCAATTACGAGGTTTGGATTGGCAAAAGCGCAAAAAGCAACGACGAAATGCTCAGAATGGCACACAAGGAGGACATATGGATGCATGTCCGCGGTGCGGCAGGGTCACATGTCATTGTACGCAATGGCGGGGATCAAGGCTGGCCGGATGAACGGACATTATTGCAGGCTGCCTCATTTGCAGCGGCCTACTCCCGGCAGTCCGGCTCATCCCTGGTACCCGTAATGATGGCAAAGCGCAAGCATGTCCGCAAGCCAAAGGGTGCACAGCCCGGAGCGGCAACCGTCACCAATGAACGTGTGGAGCTGGTTACACCGTCCAAACCGGAGATGGCCGGCTCCTGA
- a CDS encoding shikimate kinase gives MNYHRLIVLTGFMGSGKSALGSKVASRTGAAFRDLDDEIEKLEGKKIRDIFREDGEDYFRQLERTCLNQLLSVKPLVLALGGGAFAQPEIRSRITAHDGVTVFLDVPVQTLFERLKRNTNRPLLLDDDGQMPDDDRLMKRIRELLAQREPVYRKADITVTVKPGWTHEQTTEEILKHLSEYERTARSQHQ, from the coding sequence ATGAATTATCATCGTTTGATCGTGCTTACCGGGTTCATGGGTTCGGGAAAAAGTGCTCTTGGAAGCAAAGTTGCATCGAGGACCGGGGCGGCTTTCCGCGATCTTGATGACGAAATCGAAAAACTGGAAGGCAAAAAGATCCGTGACATCTTCCGTGAAGACGGGGAGGATTACTTCCGGCAGTTGGAAAGAACCTGCCTTAACCAGCTGCTCAGTGTCAAACCGCTTGTACTTGCACTGGGCGGCGGAGCATTCGCCCAGCCTGAAATCAGAAGCCGGATCACTGCCCATGACGGAGTAACTGTATTTCTTGATGTACCCGTGCAAACACTTTTTGAGCGGCTGAAAAGAAACACCAACAGACCGTTGCTGCTTGATGATGATGGTCAAATGCCGGATGATGACCGCCTGATGAAACGCATACGCGAACTCTTGGCACAAAGAGAACCGGTCTACCGGAAAGCTGACATTACCGTTACGGTGAAGCCCGGATGGACCCACGAACAAACAACCGAAGAAATCCTGAAACACCTGTCAGAATATGAAAGAACTGCCCGGTCTCAGCATCAATGA
- the aroB gene encoding 3-dehydroquinate synthase, whose product MKELPGLSINDKHHCRFLLFDNLSALWAEAGAEHAAAADSRPLIIIDENVRRLHEDLISKTFPAGSSRWFTVPSGESSKSTEKWEEIIDFAFSGPLRRNTPLVAIGGGVTGDLAGFAAACLMRGLPLFHVPTTLLSMVDSAIGGKTGINHAFGKNTIGAFYHPQAVLFDTRFLETLPRREWLCGISEILKYGYISRPELLGDASDLADPGTRSTDLLERVVENSVRIKSGIVAGDAREAGRRAWLNFGHTFAHALETLDNYRNTNHGEAVYVGMIAALFVSRLFNPDKKSELSDQPLLTLKNIYNLDLSDYTTESGRLVTLMSHDKKNRDHSIRLVLLDGSGQPDVKAVDDPVILRDAWQYTFDVLK is encoded by the coding sequence ATGAAAGAACTGCCCGGTCTCAGCATCAATGACAAGCATCATTGCCGCTTTTTGCTTTTTGATAACCTCTCCGCACTTTGGGCTGAGGCAGGGGCTGAGCACGCCGCCGCAGCAGATTCACGTCCGCTCATAATTATTGACGAGAACGTGCGCAGGCTGCACGAAGACCTGATCAGCAAAACCTTTCCTGCCGGTTCGTCCCGCTGGTTCACGGTTCCATCCGGAGAATCATCGAAAAGCACCGAAAAGTGGGAAGAAATCATTGATTTCGCCTTTTCCGGACCGCTCAGGCGAAATACACCGCTTGTTGCCATCGGAGGCGGAGTGACTGGTGATCTTGCCGGATTCGCAGCCGCCTGTCTGATGAGAGGATTGCCGCTTTTTCATGTACCGACAACGCTGCTTTCCATGGTAGACAGCGCCATCGGGGGCAAAACCGGAATCAATCACGCTTTCGGGAAAAACACTATCGGCGCCTTTTACCACCCGCAGGCCGTACTTTTTGACACCCGGTTCCTGGAAACCCTTCCCCGGCGGGAATGGCTCTGCGGAATCAGCGAAATCCTTAAATACGGCTATATCAGCCGGCCGGAACTGCTTGGCGACGCTTCTGATCTCGCCGATCCCGGCACCCGAAGCACTGACCTGCTGGAACGTGTTGTCGAAAACTCAGTCCGGATCAAATCCGGTATTGTAGCCGGTGATGCCAGGGAGGCAGGCAGGCGTGCCTGGCTCAACTTCGGGCATACGTTCGCCCATGCTCTGGAAACACTGGATAACTATCGCAATACCAATCACGGTGAAGCCGTATATGTCGGTATGATTGCTGCACTTTTCGTATCCAGACTTTTCAATCCGGATAAAAAATCCGAATTATCCGATCAGCCCCTGCTGACTTTGAAAAATATTTACAATCTGGACCTGTCAGATTACACCACGGAAAGCGGCAGACTCGTTACCCTGATGAGCCACGACAAGAAAAACCGGGATCACAGCATACGACTTGTTCTTCTGGACGGATCCGGTCAGCCCGACGTGAAAGCGGTGGACGACCCCGTTATCCTGAGGGATGCCTGGCAGTATACATTTGATGTTTTAAAATAA
- a CDS encoding translocation/assembly module TamB domain-containing protein: protein MIYRILHIAWKIFWSSILVLAATIMLFAGMIFLLLQTDPVKGYLADRVETWFNDNYKGTVTVGEIGGILPIHAELHDVALKYDEEKVASFERLKISVDLIALLRNHLTVNDIDLSHPDVIFQKDETGIYTLARALERHADEDPDVPDPETIHRRTFRTIDIYAPFLRVSDGSVTVRDWPDEQTAGYLNEPFHVQDISMEMFLEISEDQRYLDISRISMLLDDLGQKELTFSGQIYNDSRFLEFNAINIGLGESFVRWESDLSGIDLLAGNIAGQFKQAPVSGRIHNSFFSADELGLFYQDLPENFTGARFGAGFEGDSDIIRFDDAFADIGTSHLRFSGTLDNARQPEILAYNIELEEMTVGDQELYLIYPQARDWPVSDLSAISAGGTVAGTRDTLETDMQLRLPEGEVSLAGGMLLKHPYPIEMTASGKEINLASLKGLESHPSKLNAEILLASGNTRDEKPEFLVNLDIFDSRYDHISIPDFHLDVTYSGRIAAHEFAYYQEDAFISGEGQADFTGDRPHVMLQGRSEGLNLRDITDRVNLPESSWNMSYDINWHGLNPDNAFGRMVFDIMPSSVNGSDLRAHQLYFDLNHPDSDKRSLRLTSSVLDLLLEGDLTFSSVGSIVNHWHDYFATSIRREFLFEEFEEPGTTEADKIFPDEHLEASVFLEFKDLELLQSYIPDIPLISSRGSLNMDVSAGSDSLDLQARWQDEQTDWNELSLTRSDIILNGSFSHKQQLREKMNLDVNFRLDQLVYQDQKMDTLYWDLDFRDDKFTSRTRIESFFDEVRFSSYVSGSITDDLVHLGIDEFIIGNDRYLWQAENHPVITLDNKGKLKVDQFSLASGSDRVFIDGVFSSSEEDSVIYQFDGVNLDRISRMIDGRIDFQGELNGDFVTKDLLNNPIFQGRLNADRLAFGGRIIGDAELTSTFNASEDRFDTRLTVLTDEEKYSDYIEQNNGVRQNLTAEGWFRAPGDNRTADSLYYFDVNAEEIDAWFLIYFMDSIFESVEGSGKGTGYITGDFDHIDFSGDFEVNEVVLKPVFFETEYVARGPVSMTRSEGVTFHDLDVRDRARGTGVLSGKYDFNDFEPEKFMDITLEMDNLIFLNNSDGPDVPFFGSVAGTGKVNISGSNVSPYVRTIDPIHTTSPSRLAIPLVDQGLDEDQGRFIRFVNDFSEYDLSRRLSDDPAVLRQIDRSFMEVFRLDLQFVAGDNSTVQLIFDPVTGEIVNAQGSGRIRISLEDESLEIFGNFNIDDGDYLFVGGDILTRRFTLREGGTIRWDGDPSNALLDITAVYRSRANIAPLMGGGPEETNRIPVELLLEITGPIDNIENDFYFDFPNAIDATQNAAVLNVLNSEEQKLLQATSLLFTGGFISGALVGDTQTQELGTTLQARAGQVGLSQLLSTQINTLLSDNMLNLDVDLNLLGFDQADLGIALRLFDDRLVLRREGEVGGEETNIGDLGATYRINPNLSVEVFHRKDPMLMSILGTQADVENVNGVGLEAQYSFNSWRDFGNRIWRNVTTVFGLFGSSDDEEDEEELEPGVAATEP from the coding sequence TTGATCTACCGCATACTCCATATCGCCTGGAAAATTTTCTGGAGCAGTATACTGGTCCTTGCGGCTACAATTATGCTGTTCGCAGGAATGATTTTCCTGCTGCTTCAGACGGATCCGGTAAAAGGGTATCTCGCGGACCGCGTTGAAACCTGGTTTAACGATAACTACAAAGGAACCGTAACTGTCGGAGAAATTGGCGGCATTCTGCCGATACACGCCGAGCTTCACGACGTCGCACTCAAATATGATGAGGAAAAGGTCGCTTCTTTTGAACGGTTGAAAATCAGTGTCGATCTGATCGCACTGCTCAGAAACCATCTAACCGTCAATGACATCGACCTGTCACACCCCGATGTCATATTCCAAAAAGACGAAACAGGCATTTACACTCTTGCCCGTGCGCTGGAGCGCCATGCGGATGAAGATCCGGATGTCCCTGACCCCGAAACTATCCACAGACGCACCTTCCGGACCATTGATATCTACGCCCCGTTTCTGCGGGTCAGCGATGGCAGCGTAACTGTAAGAGACTGGCCCGATGAGCAGACAGCCGGATATCTCAACGAACCCTTCCACGTGCAGGACATAAGTATGGAAATGTTTCTCGAGATTTCTGAAGATCAGCGCTATCTCGACATCAGCCGTATTTCCATGCTCCTGGACGATCTGGGGCAGAAAGAGCTCACATTTTCGGGCCAGATTTACAATGACAGCCGCTTCCTTGAGTTTAATGCGATAAATATCGGACTTGGCGAATCTTTTGTACGATGGGAAAGCGACCTGTCAGGTATCGACCTGCTCGCCGGAAATATCGCCGGGCAGTTTAAACAGGCACCAGTTTCAGGAAGAATCCACAACTCATTTTTCTCAGCAGATGAACTCGGGCTTTTCTATCAGGATCTGCCGGAAAACTTTACCGGAGCGCGGTTTGGTGCCGGTTTTGAAGGTGACTCTGATATAATCCGGTTCGATGACGCCTTTGCGGATATCGGCACAAGCCACCTCCGCTTCAGCGGCACGCTGGATAATGCAAGGCAGCCGGAGATTCTTGCATACAACATCGAACTGGAAGAAATGACAGTGGGTGACCAGGAGCTGTATCTCATTTACCCGCAGGCCCGCGACTGGCCGGTTTCCGATTTGTCTGCAATTTCGGCCGGCGGAACGGTTGCCGGAACCCGGGACACGCTCGAAACCGATATGCAGCTACGCCTGCCGGAAGGTGAGGTGTCTCTTGCCGGCGGCATGCTGCTCAAACACCCGTATCCCATAGAGATGACAGCCTCAGGAAAGGAAATCAACCTCGCTTCATTAAAAGGCCTGGAAAGCCACCCATCCAAGTTGAATGCGGAAATTCTCCTCGCTTCCGGCAACACACGGGACGAAAAGCCTGAGTTCCTTGTCAATCTGGATATCTTTGACTCCCGGTATGATCACATCAGTATTCCGGACTTTCATCTGGACGTTACCTATTCCGGCCGGATTGCCGCTCATGAGTTCGCCTACTATCAGGAGGATGCATTTATCAGCGGAGAGGGGCAGGCGGACTTCACCGGTGACCGTCCCCATGTCATGCTACAGGGGCGTTCTGAAGGTTTGAATCTCCGTGATATAACCGACCGGGTAAACCTGCCGGAATCCAGCTGGAATATGTCTTATGATATCAACTGGCATGGATTGAATCCCGACAATGCCTTCGGCAGAATGGTCTTCGATATCATGCCTTCCAGCGTTAACGGCAGTGATTTGAGAGCCCACCAGCTTTATTTCGATCTAAACCACCCTGATAGTGACAAGCGCTCGCTCAGACTGACCAGCAGCGTATTGGACCTCTTGCTGGAAGGGGATCTAACCTTTTCTTCCGTCGGTAGCATAGTCAATCACTGGCACGATTATTTCGCCACCAGCATCCGCAGAGAATTTCTTTTCGAAGAGTTTGAAGAACCCGGTACCACGGAAGCAGACAAGATCTTTCCGGACGAACATCTCGAAGCTAGCGTTTTCCTGGAATTCAAGGACCTGGAGCTCCTGCAGTCCTACATCCCGGATATTCCGCTGATTTCCTCCCGCGGTTCACTTAATATGGATGTCAGCGCGGGAAGCGACAGTCTTGACCTTCAGGCGCGGTGGCAGGATGAACAGACCGACTGGAACGAACTCTCTCTCACCCGAAGTGATATCATCCTGAACGGATCATTCAGCCACAAACAACAGCTCCGGGAAAAAATGAACCTGGATGTCAACTTCCGGCTGGACCAGCTTGTCTACCAGGATCAAAAAATGGACACTCTTTACTGGGATCTTGACTTCCGGGATGACAAGTTCACCAGCAGAACCAGAATTGAAAGCTTTTTTGATGAAGTCCGCTTTTCATCGTATGTCTCCGGTTCTATAACAGATGACCTGGTACATCTCGGTATTGATGAATTCATCATCGGAAATGACCGGTATCTCTGGCAGGCCGAAAATCATCCGGTTATTACACTGGACAATAAGGGAAAACTGAAAGTGGACCAGTTCAGTCTGGCCAGCGGCAGTGACCGTGTCTTCATTGACGGAGTTTTCAGCAGCTCGGAGGAAGATTCCGTGATTTACCAGTTTGATGGTGTCAATCTTGACCGGATTTCCAGAATGATTGACGGCAGAATAGACTTTCAGGGTGAACTGAACGGAGACTTTGTCACCAAAGACCTGTTAAATAATCCGATTTTTCAGGGCAGGCTAAATGCCGACAGGCTTGCCTTTGGCGGCAGAATCATTGGAGATGCCGAACTCACAAGTACCTTTAATGCCTCCGAAGATCGGTTTGACACCAGGCTTACTGTGCTGACAGACGAGGAGAAATACAGTGATTATATTGAGCAGAATAACGGTGTGCGGCAGAATCTGACCGCAGAGGGATGGTTCAGGGCACCGGGTGACAACCGCACCGCTGATTCACTATACTATTTTGATGTCAATGCCGAAGAGATTGATGCCTGGTTTCTGATCTATTTCATGGACAGCATTTTTGAATCTGTTGAAGGAAGCGGTAAAGGTACCGGATACATAACAGGTGATTTTGACCATATTGACTTCAGCGGTGATTTCGAAGTCAACGAAGTTGTGCTTAAACCCGTTTTCTTTGAAACGGAATACGTCGCCCGCGGACCTGTCAGTATGACTCGCAGCGAGGGGGTTACATTCCATGATCTCGACGTCAGAGATCGTGCCAGGGGTACCGGAGTGCTTTCAGGAAAATATGACTTCAATGATTTCGAACCTGAGAAGTTCATGGATATCACCCTGGAGATGGACAATCTCATATTCCTGAACAATTCTGACGGTCCCGATGTGCCATTTTTCGGCAGCGTGGCGGGTACAGGAAAGGTGAACATCAGCGGCAGCAACGTGTCCCCGTATGTCCGGACGATCGATCCCATACACACGACATCCCCGTCCCGCCTGGCCATCCCCCTGGTTGATCAGGGACTTGATGAAGATCAGGGGCGGTTCATCCGGTTTGTCAACGATTTTTCTGAATATGACCTCAGCCGCAGACTGTCTGACGACCCTGCCGTGCTTCGGCAGATTGACCGCTCCTTTATGGAAGTATTCCGGCTGGACCTGCAGTTTGTAGCCGGTGATAATTCTACCGTACAGCTTATTTTCGATCCGGTAACCGGTGAAATTGTAAATGCACAGGGCAGTGGACGAATCCGGATCAGCCTTGAAGATGAAAGCCTGGAAATCTTCGGGAATTTCAACATCGATGACGGGGATTACCTGTTTGTCGGCGGAGACATTCTGACCCGCCGGTTCACACTCCGGGAAGGAGGGACCATCCGCTGGGACGGTGATCCTTCCAATGCTCTGCTTGATATTACCGCCGTTTATCGTTCCAGGGCCAATATTGCGCCTCTGATGGGAGGAGGCCCTGAGGAAACGAACCGTATCCCCGTTGAACTGCTGCTCGAAATTACCGGTCCGATTGACAACATCGAAAACGACTTCTATTTCGACTTCCCCAATGCCATAGATGCTACTCAAAATGCCGCCGTACTTAACGTTCTTAACAGTGAAGAGCAAAAACTGCTTCAGGCTACAAGCCTGTTGTTCACCGGGGGGTTTATCTCCGGTGCTCTCGTCGGTGACACGCAGACACAGGAGCTCGGCACCACGCTTCAGGCACGCGCCGGCCAGGTCGGATTAAGTCAGCTGCTGTCCACCCAGATTAATACACTTCTTAGTGATAATATGCTCAATCTGGATGTGGATCTGAACCTTCTGGGCTTCGACCAGGCTGATCTCGGTATCGCCCTCAGACTGTTTGATGACCGGCTTGTACTGCGCAGGGAAGGTGAGGTTGGCGGAGAAGAAACCAATATCGGAGACCTGGGTGCAACTTACCGTATTAATCCTAATCTTTCGGTTGAAGTGTTCCACCGGAAAGACCCCATGCTGATGTCTATCCTCGGAACCCAGGCTGATGTGGAAAACGTCAACGGTGTGGGTCTGGAGGCACAATACAGCTTTAACTCATGGCGTGATTTCGGGAACAGGATATGGAGAAATGTCACAACCGTCTTTGGCTTGTTCGGCAGCAGTGATGATGAGGAGGATGAAGAAGAACTTGAACCCGGAGTGGCTGCAACCGAGCCGTAA